In Chelmon rostratus isolate fCheRos1 chromosome 20, fCheRos1.pri, whole genome shotgun sequence, a single window of DNA contains:
- the LOC121623634 gene encoding caspase recruitment domain-containing protein 8-like isoform X2 → MEQLAISEQNSAESSLRGHSHLQHPPEYFRSRSDSSCWPSLSPGHSAENRTGAKSLPDMLLKSSFEEFTPDVTADGHDETYRFQCSCPGLYQCSVTGLVFHMEGEGDVVYRIIPWNRRRLAQHHKQPAGPLFDIKCVQQSVSQLHLPHCEISSTGGCDFLSVAHEIDDGVEFIAPHKITETHVIINITGFSGFGNVKDDDSPPDPVRALVLLFYRPPVDPELTSLLNVLLLPRNVVLRDVLRTRRKLVGDETYIETSPHCKLQPKQEYTLSTSLEDESVLVQPTEAEFDCDNYDNYFPSFQVYFEKIMKHVKLLLREANSSCSVWERRVCLSSTGVTRSCGPSALNLPSDKKLFDVRSSFIEGISGPVLKSLLDKLLEKKVLSDSERESADDMLNRRDKARFVIDTVRQKGDAASSEMIKFLCEADPFLCEHLDLS, encoded by the coding sequence ATGGAGCAACTTGCTATATCTGAGCAAAACTCAGCTGAATCCTCCCTGCGAGGCCATTCCCACCTCCAACACCCACCAGAGTACTTCAGGAGCAGGAGTGACTCCAGCTGCTGGCCCTCACTGAGTCCAGGACACTCTGCAGAAAACAGGACAGGAGCAAAGAGCCTACCTGACATGCTGttaaaaagcagctttgagGAGTTCACGCCTGATGTCACTGCTGATGGACACGATGAAACCTACAGGTTCCAGTGCTCCTGCCCAGGCCTGTACCAGTGCAGTGTGACAGGCCTGGTGTTCCACATGGAGGGAGAAGGGGACGTGGTTTACAGGATCATCCCTTGGAACAGGAGGCGACTGGCCCAGCATCACAAGCAGCCTGCAGGACCCCTGTTTGACATCAAATGTGTGCAGCAGTCTGTGAGTCAGCTTCATCTCCCACACTGTGAGATCTCCTCCACAGGGGGgtgtgacttcctgtcagttgCTCATGAGATCGATGACGGCGTAGAGTTTATCGCCCCTCATAAGATAACAGAAACACACGTTATCATCAACATCACAGGGTTCTCTGGTTTCGGGAATGTCAAGGACGACGACTCACCACCTGACCCGGTCCGAGCGCTGGTTCTGCTGTTCTACAGGCCGCCGGTTGATCCTGAGCTCACGTCCCTCCTCAATGTGTTGCTGCTACCGAGGAACGTCGTGCTGCGGGATGTGCTGCGCACCAGGAGGAAATTAGTTGGAGATGAGACCTACATAGAGACGTCCCCGCACTGTAAACTGCAGCCAAAGCAGGAATACACTCTGTCCACTAGTCTGGAAGACGAGTCCGTTCTAGTTCAACCAACAGAAGCAGAGTTTGACTGCGACAACTACGACAACTACTTCCCATCATTCCAGGTGTATTTCGAGAAGATCATGAAACacgtgaagctgctgctgagagaagCCAACAGCTCCTGCAGCGTCTGGGAGAGACGAGTTTGTCTCTCGTCCACTGGAGTGACGCGGTCCTGTGGGCCGAGCGCTCTGAACCTCCCTTCAGATAAGAAGCTGTTCGACGTCCGGAGCAGCTTCATCGAAGGGATATCAGGACCTGTTCTCAAGAGTCTGCTGGACAAACTGCTTGAGAAAAAGGTGTTGAGTGATTCTGAGAGGGAGTCAGCAGACGACATGCTGAACAGAAGAGACAAAGCTCGTTTTGTCATCGACACAGTGAGGCAGAAAGGTGACGCTGCAAGTTCAGAGATGATTAAGTTCCTGTGTGAGGCCGACCCCTTCCTCTGTGAACACCTTGACTTGAGCTGA
- the LOC121623634 gene encoding caspase recruitment domain-containing protein 8-like isoform X1 → MSQKQHHKRKVRKSRAGTAEFTTCDSVWDETLPTRGRKEKTTFLWRPVYRAPSFPVFFFAGHRTYIRVPSRCCEDELLHTGELVDLMHVLQDIRFIGDALASNDVYSARMIAFIGRAKESSMLSYILHFIHAVTSVAHFLLQRLRRSGIFTRSYWRNHEAPEEMEQLAISEQNSAESSLRGHSHLQHPPEYFRSRSDSSCWPSLSPGHSAENRTGAKSLPDMLLKSSFEEFTPDVTADGHDETYRFQCSCPGLYQCSVTGLVFHMEGEGDVVYRIIPWNRRRLAQHHKQPAGPLFDIKCVQQSVSQLHLPHCEISSTGGCDFLSVAHEIDDGVEFIAPHKITETHVIINITGFSGFGNVKDDDSPPDPVRALVLLFYRPPVDPELTSLLNVLLLPRNVVLRDVLRTRRKLVGDETYIETSPHCKLQPKQEYTLSTSLEDESVLVQPTEAEFDCDNYDNYFPSFQVYFEKIMKHVKLLLREANSSCSVWERRVCLSSTGVTRSCGPSALNLPSDKKLFDVRSSFIEGISGPVLKSLLDKLLEKKVLSDSERESADDMLNRRDKARFVIDTVRQKGDAASSEMIKFLCEADPFLCEHLDLS, encoded by the coding sequence ATGAGCCAAAAACAGCACCATAAACGTAAAGTCAGGAAGAGTCGAGCTGGCACTGCTGAGTTTACAACATGTGACTCCGTTTGGGATGAAACGCTGCCCACtagaggaaggaaagaaaaaacaacgtTCCTGTGGCGTCCCGTGTACAGAGCTCCttcctttcctgtctttttcttcgCTGGTCACAGAACATATATCAGAGTGCCGTCCAGATGTTGTGAAGATGAGTTACTTCACACTGGCGAGCTAGTTGACTTAATGCACGTTCTACAAGACATCCGCTTTATTGGAGATGCCCTCGCGAGCAATGATGTGTATTCAGCACGAATGATTGCGTTTATAGGCAGAGCTAAAGAGTCGTCCATGCTCAGCTACATCTTACACTTCATTCACGCTGTAACTTCTGTTGCTCACTTTTTACTCCAACGTTTACGCCGTTCAGGTATTTTCACAAGGAGTTACTGGAGGAACCATGAAGCCCCGGAGGAAATGGAGCAACTTGCTATATCTGAGCAAAACTCAGCTGAATCCTCCCTGCGAGGCCATTCCCACCTCCAACACCCACCAGAGTACTTCAGGAGCAGGAGTGACTCCAGCTGCTGGCCCTCACTGAGTCCAGGACACTCTGCAGAAAACAGGACAGGAGCAAAGAGCCTACCTGACATGCTGttaaaaagcagctttgagGAGTTCACGCCTGATGTCACTGCTGATGGACACGATGAAACCTACAGGTTCCAGTGCTCCTGCCCAGGCCTGTACCAGTGCAGTGTGACAGGCCTGGTGTTCCACATGGAGGGAGAAGGGGACGTGGTTTACAGGATCATCCCTTGGAACAGGAGGCGACTGGCCCAGCATCACAAGCAGCCTGCAGGACCCCTGTTTGACATCAAATGTGTGCAGCAGTCTGTGAGTCAGCTTCATCTCCCACACTGTGAGATCTCCTCCACAGGGGGgtgtgacttcctgtcagttgCTCATGAGATCGATGACGGCGTAGAGTTTATCGCCCCTCATAAGATAACAGAAACACACGTTATCATCAACATCACAGGGTTCTCTGGTTTCGGGAATGTCAAGGACGACGACTCACCACCTGACCCGGTCCGAGCGCTGGTTCTGCTGTTCTACAGGCCGCCGGTTGATCCTGAGCTCACGTCCCTCCTCAATGTGTTGCTGCTACCGAGGAACGTCGTGCTGCGGGATGTGCTGCGCACCAGGAGGAAATTAGTTGGAGATGAGACCTACATAGAGACGTCCCCGCACTGTAAACTGCAGCCAAAGCAGGAATACACTCTGTCCACTAGTCTGGAAGACGAGTCCGTTCTAGTTCAACCAACAGAAGCAGAGTTTGACTGCGACAACTACGACAACTACTTCCCATCATTCCAGGTGTATTTCGAGAAGATCATGAAACacgtgaagctgctgctgagagaagCCAACAGCTCCTGCAGCGTCTGGGAGAGACGAGTTTGTCTCTCGTCCACTGGAGTGACGCGGTCCTGTGGGCCGAGCGCTCTGAACCTCCCTTCAGATAAGAAGCTGTTCGACGTCCGGAGCAGCTTCATCGAAGGGATATCAGGACCTGTTCTCAAGAGTCTGCTGGACAAACTGCTTGAGAAAAAGGTGTTGAGTGATTCTGAGAGGGAGTCAGCAGACGACATGCTGAACAGAAGAGACAAAGCTCGTTTTGTCATCGACACAGTGAGGCAGAAAGGTGACGCTGCAAGTTCAGAGATGATTAAGTTCCTGTGTGAGGCCGACCCCTTCCTCTGTGAACACCTTGACTTGAGCTGA